The following coding sequences lie in one Vanacampus margaritifer isolate UIUO_Vmar chromosome 16, RoL_Vmar_1.0, whole genome shotgun sequence genomic window:
- the gja2 gene encoding gap junction protein, alpha 2 has product MGDWNLLGKLLESAQEHSTVVGKVWLTVLFIFRILVLGSAAEKVWGDEQSGFTCDTKQPGCQNVCYDKTFPISHIRFWVMQIIFVSTPTLIYLGHILHLVRMEEKLKEKEKELVLQSEKQQQILGNKAKKVLKPIKDTQGHVHLRGALLRTYVFSIIFKTLFEVAFIVAQYFLYGFELKPMYACDRWPCPNVVNCYISRPTEKTVFILFMLAVACISLLLNLVEMYHLGFTKCHQGLRFRRSQATREPADTVIPIVPDYNYFPSGPAGPESFPVEAKYGIAGPNVPYSPYSSKVMYKQNRDNMVAERERKTSSSVQEMPMESQRRSSQSSKNSSNKSRMDDLKI; this is encoded by the coding sequence ATGGGAGACTGGAACCTGCTGGGGAAGCTGCTGGAGAGCGCCCAGGAGCACTCGACCGTAGTGGGCAAAGTGTGGCTGACGGTTCTGTTCATCTTCCGCATCCTGGTGCTGGGCTCGGCCGCCGAGAAGGTGTGGGGGGACGAGCAGTCGGGTTTCACTTGCGACACCAAGCAGCCCGGTTGTCAGAACGTGTGCTACGACAAGACCTTCCCCATTTCCCACATCCGCTTCTGGGTGATGCAGATCATCTTCGTGTCCACGCCCACTCTCATTTACCTGGGACACATCCTACATCTGGTGCGCATGGAGGAGAAGCTGAAAGAGAAGGAGAAGGAACTGGTTCTACAGAGTGAAAAGCAGCAGCAGATACTCGGCAACAAGGCCAAGAAGGTTTTAAAGCCCATCAAGGACACCCAAGGTCATGTGCACTTGAGAGGAGCACTACTTCGAACCTACGTCTTCAGCATTATCTTTAAGACCCTATTCGAAGTGGCTTTCATCGTAGCTCAGTACTTCCTGTACGGTTTTGAACTCAAGCCGATGTACGCCTGCGACCGATGGCCGTGCCCCAACGTGGTCAACTGCTACATCTCCAGACCCACCGAGAAGACcgtcttcatcctcttcatGCTGGCCGTGGCGTGCATCTCGCTGCTGCTCAACTTAGTGGAAATGTACCATCTGGGCTTCACCAAATGCCACCAGGGCCTCCGCTTCAGGCGGTCGCAGGCAACGAGGGAGCCAGCGGACACCGTCATCCCTATTGTCCCGGACTACAACTACTTTCCGAGTGGCCCCGCCGGGCCTGAATCCTTCCCAGTGGAGGCAAAATACGGCATCGCTGGGCCAAATGTCCCCTACAGCCCCTACAGCAGCAAAGTGATGTATAAGCAGAACAGAGACAACATGGTGGCGGAGAGGGAGAGGAAAACCTCCAGCTCGGTTCAAGAGATGCCGATGGAGAGCCAGCGGAGAAGCAGCCAGTCGAGCAAGAACAGCAGTAACAAAAGCAGG